One window of Nicotiana tomentosiformis chromosome 11, ASM39032v3, whole genome shotgun sequence genomic DNA carries:
- the LOC138901527 gene encoding uncharacterized protein, whose translation MPDHVQEQWVQDAPSPVATVVPTVILLANAVARLLNVLEALVPLQGGSSAPQATLQTQAPAQTQTFGNKEVSLQEFLKFKSPKFTSSDNSVDPQSFLDGTLKALRALGCSSERVVELAEYKLDDMANTWYETVLLGRPAGVAPLTWDEFICQTYGISYLGQCHVLTGECFRCGQLGHHLRDCPQPPANFNQASIQSVVPTQTTRNTSGAASTGNRGRGAGDYATVNQGQGNAGRGQARVFAFTRQDAQPSNAMVTGILSVCTFDALALIDPGSTHSYVSSYFALRFGRQPELLNDPFLVATPVRESLLAEYVYRAYQIRVEGRDTLADLIVLHMIDFDMLIGIDWLSSCYAIIDCHAKIVKFAILNEPSFVLKEGQVPDICKVVSFMKAQRLLKKGYLGLLAIVNDTREETISIENVPLVREFSNVFPKDLPGLPLV comes from the exons ATGCCAGATCATGTGCAAGAACAGTGGGTTCAGGACGCTCCATCACCGGTGGCAACTGTTGTACCTACTGTTATCTTACTTGCAAACGCAGTGGCAAGATTATTGAATGTGTTAGAGGCGTTGGTGCCTCTTCAGGGCGGAAGTTCAGCTCCTCAAGCTACTTTACAGACACAAGCACCTGCACAGACTCAGACTTTCGGGAATAAGGAGGTATCCCTACAAGAGTTCTTGAAATtcaaatcaccaaaattcacAAGTTCTGATAATTCAGTAGATCCTCAAAGTTTCTTAGATGGGACACTCAAGGCATTACGTGCTTTAGGATGTTCTAGTGAGAGGGTTGTGGAGCTCGCAGAATACAAACTAGATGATATGGCTAACACATGGTATGAAACTGTATTACTAGGAAGGCCAGCGGGAGTAGCCCCACTGACATGGGACGAGTTCA TCTGTCAGACCTATGGTATATCATATTTGGGCCAGTGTCATGTTCTGACTGGAGAGTGCTTTCGGTGTGGCCAGTTAGGACATCACTTGAGGGATTGCCCTCAGCCTCCGGCGAATTTCAACCAAGCTTCTATCCAGTCAGTTGTACCTACTCAGACTACTCGTAATACTTCAGGTGCTGCAAGTACAGGAAATAGAGGTCGAGGTGCCGGAGATTATGCTACTGTGAATCAAGGACAAGGGAATGCTGGTAGAGGTCAGGCGAGAGTTTTTGCATTTACTAGACAGGATGCTCAACCCTCGAATGCTATGGTTACAGGTATTCTTTCTGTCTGTACATTTGATGCGCTTGCAttgattgatccgggatctactcacTCCTATGTGTCCTCGTACTTTGCTTTGAGGTTTGGTAGACAACCTGAGCTATTGAATGATCCTTTTCTAGTTGCTACTCCTGTTAGAGAGTCCTTATTAGCTGAATACGTGTATCGTGCTTATCAGATTCGGGTTGAGGGTAGAGATACTCTAGCTGACCTTATTGTACTTCATATGATTGACTTTGACATGCTGATTGGAATAGATTGGTTATCTTCTTGCTATGCTATCATCGATTGTCATGCAAAGATAGTTAAGTTTGCGATACTAAACGAACCTAGTTTTGTTTTAAAAGAGGGTCAGGTTCCAGATATTTGCAAAGTTgtatcttttatgaaggctcaacgacTTTTGAAGAAAGGTTACTTGGGTCTCTTAGCTATTGTAAATGACACAAGAGAGGAAACAATTAGTATAGAAAATGTACCACTAGTGAGAGAATTTTCTAATGTATTTCCTAAGGATTTACCAGGATTGCCTCTAGTATGA